One Brevibacillus choshinensis genomic window carries:
- a CDS encoding PP2C family protein-serine/threonine phosphatase has protein sequence MPTRGIEKEYVQILRDYVTGQGEDQLYGAQQLGKWLLQQDISPEEMIDLHERALEQLGEVPEFVRASFSILTEVMIEYGNEHRSVTSLRSKHKQLQSEIAVASAMQRSLLPQELPAYSDVEIGLVSVAAKQISGDYYNIAAHDDGRFCLTIADITGKGISAAMCMSMLKYAMESLSEMLSGPNDMLLHLNRIVERNIDPSMFITMLFGCYDTNRHCFRYAVAGHEPGFVYRAREGRFYDMDGQGAALGLCSDSRYEEKEIHLDVGDVLILLTDGVTERKIDRYYLQREELVSYLQAEVGAPAQVMADSLYRRLLLLSQFELPDDYTMIVLRRT, from the coding sequence ATGCCGACCCGGGGTATAGAGAAAGAGTACGTGCAAATTCTCCGGGATTACGTAACAGGTCAAGGGGAGGATCAGCTTTACGGCGCTCAGCAGCTGGGGAAATGGCTGCTGCAGCAGGATATTTCGCCGGAGGAAATGATTGATCTGCATGAGCGCGCTCTGGAGCAGCTGGGTGAAGTGCCCGAATTTGTACGAGCGTCGTTCTCCATTTTGACGGAAGTGATGATTGAATACGGAAATGAGCACCGCTCTGTGACCAGCCTGCGCAGCAAGCATAAGCAGCTGCAATCTGAGATCGCGGTGGCTTCCGCCATGCAGAGGTCCCTGCTGCCACAGGAGCTGCCGGCGTATTCGGACGTAGAAATCGGATTGGTGAGCGTCGCCGCCAAACAAATTTCCGGAGATTACTACAATATCGCCGCGCATGATGATGGGCGGTTCTGTCTGACGATTGCCGATATCACAGGGAAAGGGATCTCGGCAGCCATGTGCATGTCTATGCTGAAGTACGCGATGGAGAGCTTGAGCGAAATGCTGAGCGGACCAAATGACATGCTGCTTCATCTCAATCGAATCGTGGAGCGCAATATCGATCCGAGCATGTTTATTACCATGCTGTTTGGCTGTTACGATACCAATCGGCATTGTTTTCGATATGCGGTAGCCGGACACGAGCCGGGATTTGTATATCGGGCGCGTGAAGGCCGTTTTTACGATATGGATGGCCAGGGAGCGGCACTGGGACTATGCTCGGACAGCCGTTATGAAGAAAAGGAAATACACCTGGACGTGGGGGATGTTCTGATTCTTCTGACTGACGGTGTAACAGAACGCAAAATTGACCGATATTACTTACAAAGGGAAGAGCTTGTTTCATACCTGCAGGCTGAAGTGGGGGCACCGGCACAAGTGATGGCGGACAGCCTTTACCGTAGGCTTTTGCTGCTCTCCCAATTTGAATTGCCAGATGATTACACCATGATTGTACTTCGAAGAACCTGA
- the tsaE gene encoding tRNA (adenosine(37)-N6)-threonylcarbamoyltransferase complex ATPase subunit type 1 TsaE encodes MAYKWTLSGVEETQLFAESLAALLQPGDFMALEGDLGAGKTTFTQGLGRGLGVKQVVNSPTFTIIKEYQGRLPLYHMDVYRVGDDVDSLGLDDYFFGDGVCVVEWASLIEEVLPADRLTVLLRTVGEDERLIELVPQGVRYVNLCEEFDFDARTGN; translated from the coding sequence ATGGCGTACAAGTGGACGCTCTCTGGAGTGGAGGAAACACAGCTTTTTGCGGAGAGCCTCGCAGCCCTTTTGCAGCCTGGTGACTTCATGGCGCTGGAGGGTGATCTGGGCGCAGGGAAAACGACATTCACCCAAGGGCTGGGACGGGGTCTCGGAGTCAAGCAAGTGGTGAACAGTCCGACGTTTACGATCATAAAAGAATATCAGGGGCGCTTGCCGTTATACCATATGGATGTCTACCGGGTAGGAGATGATGTGGACTCGCTCGGGCTGGACGACTATTTTTTTGGAGATGGAGTTTGTGTGGTAGAGTGGGCTTCTTTGATTGAAGAAGTGCTCCCGGCAGACCGATTAACGGTCTTGTTGCGGACGGTAGGAGAGGACGAACGTCTGATTGAGCTGGTACCGCAGGGTGTACGTTATGTGAATTTGTGTGAGGAGTTTGATTTTGATGCGCGTACTGGCAATTGA
- the thiL gene encoding thiamine-phosphate kinase, translated as MAHDEFSLIRQWTRRSDGQEGDGLTVGIGDDAAVFTPTPAMEVVACCDAMVETVHFLKETMNPSDIGYKSVISNISDIAAMGGVPRYALVSIAVSPSWSAEMTSQIYDGIHEACKAYGVRLIGGDTVSAPDALQLSVTVLGEVEKGRAIRRSQAKAGQVVFVTGYVGCSAAGLHLLLQLKGTGETIPARYRQLVREHQRPSAQVNAGRILQAVRGNGALNDISDGLASELWEIAEASQAVLSIDASLIPIREDLRFYAERAGRDPLDWVFYGGEDYQLVGTADAEHVGALQEQFAAAGIPFAVIGRVDAREGQSAVACTRGGRQMPLPKAGFNHFGRPE; from the coding sequence GTGGCACACGATGAATTTTCCCTGATCCGGCAATGGACGAGACGTTCGGACGGACAGGAAGGCGACGGCTTGACCGTCGGAATCGGGGATGATGCCGCTGTCTTTACACCGACGCCGGCCATGGAAGTGGTGGCATGCTGTGACGCGATGGTCGAGACGGTTCACTTTCTAAAAGAAACCATGAACCCGAGCGATATCGGCTACAAGTCGGTCATCAGCAACATCAGCGATATTGCGGCCATGGGTGGGGTTCCTCGCTATGCATTGGTGAGTATCGCAGTTTCCCCCAGCTGGTCGGCAGAGATGACCAGTCAAATCTACGACGGCATTCATGAAGCCTGCAAAGCGTATGGGGTGAGATTGATTGGCGGGGATACGGTTTCCGCACCAGACGCCCTTCAGCTTTCCGTGACGGTTCTCGGTGAAGTGGAAAAGGGACGGGCTATTCGCCGCTCTCAGGCAAAAGCGGGTCAAGTGGTGTTTGTGACCGGGTACGTCGGTTGTTCGGCAGCTGGACTTCATCTGCTGCTGCAGCTAAAAGGGACAGGAGAAACGATTCCTGCCCGGTATCGGCAGCTCGTACGAGAGCATCAACGCCCGTCTGCCCAAGTGAACGCAGGGAGGATTTTGCAGGCTGTTCGAGGGAATGGGGCGTTAAACGACATCAGTGACGGTCTTGCCTCAGAGCTGTGGGAAATCGCCGAGGCGAGCCAGGCGGTTCTGTCGATCGACGCCAGCTTGATTCCGATCAGAGAGGACCTCCGCTTCTATGCAGAGCGAGCAGGAAGAGATCCGTTAGATTGGGTGTTTTACGGCGGTGAAGACTACCAACTCGTGGGAACTGCGGATGCAGAGCATGTCGGAGCCTTGCAGGAGCAATTTGCGGCAGCGGGCATTCCGTTTGCAGTCATTGGCCGTGTAGATGCGAGGGAAGGACAATCGGCTGTCGCATGCACGCGAGGAGGCAGGCAGATGCCGTTACCCAAAGCCGGGTTCAATCATTTTGGGCGGCCTGAATAA
- the rsbW gene encoding anti-sigma B factor RsbW, with protein MVLKKPEGDAISLKLPNLPDYLGVARLTVSGVANRLGFSFDDIEDIKLAVGEACSNAVKHAYREDNKKGVILIDCFVYPDRLEIVVSDEGKGLESVPAADQLGPLYAGREIDEVDEGGLGLYLIHTLMDEVEIRTGSGVSVAMTKYVRRDGVAGYDRTISEEEV; from the coding sequence ATGGTACTCAAAAAACCTGAAGGAGACGCGATATCGCTGAAGCTGCCCAATCTTCCAGATTATCTGGGGGTAGCGCGCCTGACCGTTTCCGGAGTGGCCAATCGTCTTGGTTTTTCCTTCGATGACATCGAGGATATCAAGCTCGCTGTAGGGGAGGCTTGCAGCAATGCGGTCAAGCACGCTTACCGGGAAGACAATAAAAAGGGTGTCATTCTGATCGATTGTTTTGTGTATCCTGATCGATTGGAGATTGTTGTATCGGATGAGGGAAAAGGGCTGGAAAGCGTACCTGCTGCTGATCAGCTCGGTCCCCTTTATGCAGGAAGAGAAATTGATGAGGTGGACGAGGGCGGATTGGGTCTTTATTTGATCCATACACTCATGGATGAGGTGGAAATTCGCACAGGCAGCGGTGTTTCGGTCGCCATGACCAAGTATGTTCGGCGGGATGGGGTGGCTGGCTATGACCGGACAATCTCGGAAGAAGAAGTATAG
- a CDS encoding anti-sigma regulatory factor has product MAELYPETIKIETESDIVSARQVGRNLSRQLGFGTVMQSRMATSISELARNIYLYAGKGIITISPIEREGAIGLQVTAIDAGPGIPDIRKALEDGYTTSGALGAGLPGVRRMMDEFDIQSVQGEGTRVVIVKWRD; this is encoded by the coding sequence GTGGCAGAGCTGTACCCTGAGACAATCAAGATAGAGACTGAGTCCGACATCGTTTCGGCGAGACAGGTAGGTCGAAATTTGTCGCGACAGCTAGGGTTTGGCACCGTTATGCAATCCCGAATGGCCACTTCTATATCTGAGCTGGCTCGAAACATTTATTTGTATGCAGGCAAAGGAATCATTACGATATCGCCGATCGAACGCGAAGGGGCAATCGGCTTGCAAGTAACCGCGATTGACGCAGGACCTGGCATTCCCGACATCCGCAAGGCGCTGGAGGATGGCTATACCACATCTGGTGCGCTGGGGGCAGGGCTTCCGGGTGTCAGGCGGATGATGGATGAATTCGATATTCAGAGCGTACAGGGCGAAGGGACGCGAGTCGTCATCGTGAAATGGCGTGACTGA
- the cmpA gene encoding cortex morphogenetic protein CmpA has protein sequence MPQWMRRQLQRAFSGKDVRQIRLLNSCWFLYWEKHGGRPE, from the coding sequence ATGCCACAGTGGATGCGTAGGCAGTTGCAGCGTGCCTTCAGCGGGAAGGATGTTCGGCAGATTCGCCTGTTGAACAGTTGTTGGTTCTTATACTGGGAAAAACATGGCGGCCGTCCTGAATAA
- a CDS encoding type II toxin-antitoxin system PemK/MazF family toxin produces the protein MIVKRGDVFFADLSPVVGSEQGGVRPVLVIQNDIGNRFSPTVIVAAITAQIQKAKLPTHVEIDAKTYGFDRDSVILLEQIRTIDKQRLTDKITHLDDEMMDRVNESLQISLGLIDF, from the coding sequence GTGATTGTCAAACGTGGCGATGTATTTTTCGCGGACCTGTCACCGGTCGTTGGCTCTGAGCAAGGAGGCGTTCGGCCTGTTTTAGTCATTCAAAACGACATTGGAAATCGATTTAGTCCGACGGTCATCGTCGCTGCCATCACGGCACAGATTCAAAAGGCAAAATTGCCTACACACGTTGAGATTGACGCAAAAACATATGGATTTGATCGTGACTCCGTCATTCTGTTGGAACAAATTCGAACCATTGACAAACAACGGCTGACCGATAAGATTACGCATCTCGATGATGAGATGATGGATCGTGTCAACGAATCCCTGCAGATCAGCTTGGGACTCATTGATTTTTAA
- a CDS encoding Tex family protein — MELTLMIQTIAQDTGVKPHQAERTIALLDEGNTVPFIARYRKEMTGQLDETQIRAIEERVRYLRNLSVRKEEVIRLIEEQGKLTDELRAAIEKSSKLQEVEDLYRPYRQKRRTRATMAKEKGLEPLANYLLSLPKSGDPNAEAAKYINPEKGVDSAEAALQGAMDIVAEQISDDPDIRQWVRQRTMQKGQLLSEQKADEADEKNVYQMYYAYSEPLKKVVPHRVLAMNRGESEGILKVTVEAPVTEILPWIQRRVIPRDTVVRSFLESTVEDAYKRLIAPSIEREVRAELTETAEEQAIHIFAENLRNLLLQPPVKGKVVLGVDPAFRTGCKLAVVDETGKLLEVAVVYPTPPVNKVAEAAAKVKQLIAKYQVSVVAIGNGTASRETEQFIANVLKELGKDVMYIIVNEAGASVYSASTLAKEEFPELDVAERSAASIARRLQDPLAELVKIDPKSVGVGQYQHDVSQSRLADSLQFVVESAVNHVGVDVNTASSSLLQYVSGISKQVAGNIVKKREEIGKFVSRSDLKDVPRLGAKTFEQCIGFLRVMDGSNPLDKTPIHPESYDATHKLLQMIGIAPQDIGSERCKEQLQSLNIAQTAQKLGIGEPTLADIVESLLRPGRDPRDELPKPLLRSDVLQLSDLGVGMKLQGTVRNVVDFGAFVDIGLKNDGLVHISRLKKGFVKHPLEVVTVGDIVDVWVVEIDEKRQRVGLTLIAPTEG; from the coding sequence ATGGAACTAACATTGATGATCCAGACAATCGCCCAGGATACTGGCGTCAAACCTCATCAGGCAGAACGGACCATCGCTCTTTTGGATGAGGGGAACACAGTCCCGTTTATTGCCCGTTACCGCAAAGAAATGACTGGGCAATTGGACGAAACACAAATTCGTGCCATTGAAGAGCGCGTTCGTTATTTGCGCAATTTGTCTGTGCGAAAAGAAGAAGTCATCCGGCTGATCGAGGAGCAGGGCAAGCTGACAGATGAGCTGAGAGCAGCCATCGAAAAGTCGTCGAAGCTGCAGGAAGTGGAAGACTTGTATCGACCGTACCGGCAGAAACGGCGCACGCGGGCGACCATGGCCAAGGAAAAAGGCCTGGAGCCATTAGCCAATTACTTGCTCAGCCTGCCGAAATCAGGCGATCCGAATGCAGAAGCAGCGAAGTACATCAATCCCGAAAAGGGTGTGGATTCCGCAGAGGCGGCTCTGCAAGGTGCGATGGACATCGTAGCCGAGCAAATTTCGGATGACCCGGACATTCGTCAGTGGGTCCGCCAGCGCACCATGCAAAAAGGGCAGCTGCTGTCGGAGCAAAAGGCTGACGAAGCGGATGAGAAAAATGTTTATCAAATGTACTATGCGTACAGTGAACCATTGAAAAAGGTCGTGCCGCATCGTGTGCTCGCGATGAATCGCGGAGAGAGCGAAGGCATCCTGAAGGTGACGGTAGAGGCGCCCGTCACAGAGATTCTGCCATGGATCCAGCGACGTGTGATTCCTCGCGACACCGTTGTTCGTTCCTTCCTCGAATCGACGGTAGAAGATGCGTACAAGCGCCTGATCGCCCCTTCTATTGAAAGAGAAGTGCGCGCGGAGCTGACCGAGACAGCCGAAGAGCAGGCCATCCACATTTTTGCGGAAAATCTGCGCAATCTGCTGCTGCAGCCGCCTGTGAAAGGGAAAGTCGTGCTGGGCGTCGACCCGGCATTCCGGACAGGCTGCAAGCTGGCCGTCGTGGATGAAACAGGCAAGCTGCTGGAGGTTGCCGTCGTGTACCCGACACCGCCGGTCAACAAGGTAGCTGAGGCAGCAGCGAAGGTTAAACAACTGATTGCGAAATATCAGGTATCGGTCGTGGCGATCGGCAACGGAACCGCATCGCGGGAAACCGAGCAGTTTATCGCAAATGTCCTCAAAGAGCTGGGGAAAGACGTGATGTACATCATCGTCAACGAAGCAGGAGCATCCGTGTATTCCGCCTCCACGCTGGCAAAGGAAGAGTTCCCAGAATTGGACGTAGCTGAGCGCAGCGCTGCATCGATCGCCCGCAGGCTGCAGGATCCGCTGGCAGAGCTGGTCAAGATCGATCCCAAATCGGTCGGTGTAGGACAGTACCAGCACGATGTGTCTCAATCCCGCTTGGCAGACAGTCTGCAATTTGTCGTAGAATCGGCGGTAAACCACGTAGGGGTAGATGTGAACACCGCCTCTTCTTCGCTCCTGCAATACGTATCGGGCATCAGCAAGCAGGTGGCAGGCAACATCGTGAAAAAACGGGAGGAGATCGGCAAGTTCGTAAGCAGGTCCGACCTGAAGGATGTTCCTCGCCTGGGTGCCAAAACGTTCGAGCAGTGCATTGGCTTTTTGCGTGTGATGGATGGAAGCAACCCGTTGGACAAGACTCCGATTCACCCCGAGTCCTACGATGCGACCCACAAGCTGCTGCAGATGATCGGGATTGCACCGCAAGACATTGGGAGTGAGCGCTGCAAGGAGCAGCTTCAGTCTCTGAACATCGCACAGACGGCACAGAAGCTGGGCATTGGTGAGCCGACGCTGGCTGATATCGTGGAAAGCCTCTTGCGCCCGGGACGCGATCCGCGTGACGAGCTTCCGAAGCCTCTTTTGCGCAGCGACGTTCTCCAGCTGTCGGATCTGGGCGTGGGCATGAAGCTCCAAGGAACCGTTCGAAACGTCGTTGATTTTGGTGCATTTGTCGACATCGGCTTGAAAAACGATGGCCTGGTGCATATCTCGCGGCTGAAAAAAGGCTTTGTGAAACACCCGCTCGAAGTGGTGACGGTGGGAGATATCGTGGATGTCTGGGTCGTGGAAATCGATGAAAAGCGTCAGCGCGTCGGACTGACCCTGATCGCGCCGACAGAGGGTTAA
- the tsaB gene encoding tRNA (adenosine(37)-N6)-threonylcarbamoyltransferase complex dimerization subunit type 1 TsaB: protein MRVLAIDTSNLVLSVAVVDEERVLAEMTTNQQKNHSIRLMDCISELLDATGTLPEQLGGLGVAKGPGSYTGVRIGVATAKSMAWSLNLPVVGISSLQAVAMNAVGFPGLIVPLFDARRGQVYSGGYRTEGMESVRLQDDERIILLQEWLPLLREQAQGDPILFLGEDVSLHREAIEQGLGEQARFATPAQHHPRAAHIGYLAMRQLQAGGNPHELVPEYLQLAEAEAKWLAQKQEGSAKE, encoded by the coding sequence ATGCGCGTACTGGCAATTGACACGTCCAATCTGGTGCTCAGTGTAGCCGTTGTGGATGAAGAACGGGTCCTGGCGGAGATGACGACCAATCAGCAAAAGAACCATTCCATCCGTCTCATGGACTGCATCTCCGAACTGCTGGATGCGACGGGTACACTGCCTGAGCAGCTCGGTGGACTGGGCGTCGCAAAAGGACCGGGATCTTACACGGGTGTTCGTATCGGAGTCGCAACCGCCAAGAGCATGGCCTGGTCGTTGAACTTGCCGGTAGTCGGCATTTCCAGCCTGCAGGCAGTCGCGATGAACGCAGTCGGCTTTCCCGGCCTGATCGTGCCTTTGTTTGATGCCCGCAGAGGTCAGGTTTACTCGGGGGGCTACCGGACAGAGGGCATGGAGTCCGTTCGTTTGCAGGATGACGAGAGGATTATCCTTTTGCAGGAATGGCTGCCGCTTCTCAGAGAACAGGCACAGGGAGATCCCATCCTGTTTCTCGGAGAGGATGTCAGCCTGCATCGGGAAGCGATCGAGCAGGGATTGGGAGAGCAAGCACGCTTTGCAACACCGGCACAGCATCATCCGCGTGCAGCCCATATCGGCTACTTGGCGATGCGCCAGCTGCAGGCCGGCGGGAATCCACACGAACTGGTGCCTGAGTACCTTCAATTGGCGGAAGCTGAGGCCAAATGGCTGGCCCAAAAGCAGGAGGGTTCCGCAAAGGAGTAA
- the alr gene encoding alanine racemase gives MKPFCRDTWVEVNLDAISANVQTFRNHLPERTGIMAVVKADGYGHGAVEVGRQALASGANSLAVAMLDEAIVLRNAGIEAPILVLGYTPAGAVEPASRLQIELTAYSADWIAEANLSLQQAGLDPVGIHIKTDTGMGRLGVRTDEELLRVVNALEESSKLTWTGIFTHFACADEPDTTHVRRQHETFQSLLQSLRSAGKKLPTVHCCNTAAAIAFPEWGYDTIRLGIGLYGLYPSPYMKDRADVALVPALSLKTRIAHVKTATTEPFTVSYGATYTAQPGEQIATLPIGYADGYSRLLSNRGEVLYNGTRASIVGRVCMDQIMVRIEQSTAQVDDVVVLYGKQGEDEISLDEVASLIGTINYEVPCMLNYRIPRVYYRNGKETGVFHPLTMKYAPKESVNN, from the coding sequence ATGAAACCGTTTTGTCGTGACACTTGGGTTGAGGTAAATCTGGATGCCATTTCGGCCAATGTGCAGACGTTCAGGAACCATTTGCCTGAGAGGACTGGCATCATGGCCGTGGTCAAAGCAGATGGCTACGGACACGGAGCTGTAGAGGTAGGCAGACAGGCGCTTGCTAGCGGTGCGAATTCCTTGGCTGTAGCCATGCTGGATGAGGCAATCGTACTGCGAAATGCGGGGATTGAGGCGCCGATTTTGGTACTCGGCTATACACCCGCCGGGGCTGTGGAGCCTGCCAGCCGATTGCAGATCGAGCTGACGGCTTACAGCGCTGACTGGATAGCCGAGGCGAATCTTTCCTTGCAACAGGCGGGACTTGATCCAGTCGGTATCCACATCAAAACGGATACAGGTATGGGACGTCTGGGCGTACGGACGGATGAGGAACTGCTGCGAGTGGTAAACGCACTCGAGGAAAGCTCCAAATTGACATGGACAGGCATTTTTACGCATTTTGCATGCGCCGATGAACCGGACACCACCCATGTGCGACGACAACACGAAACGTTTCAAAGCTTATTGCAATCCCTGCGCAGTGCTGGCAAAAAGCTGCCGACGGTTCACTGCTGCAATACGGCTGCTGCCATTGCTTTTCCTGAATGGGGGTATGATACGATCCGTTTAGGCATAGGTTTATACGGATTATATCCTTCACCCTATATGAAAGACCGCGCGGATGTGGCGCTTGTCCCGGCCCTTTCGTTGAAGACCCGGATCGCCCATGTCAAAACGGCGACGACTGAGCCTTTTACCGTCAGCTATGGTGCGACGTATACCGCCCAGCCAGGTGAACAAATCGCGACGCTCCCGATCGGGTATGCAGATGGATATTCTCGCCTGTTGTCCAACCGAGGAGAAGTTTTGTACAATGGAACGCGAGCTTCTATTGTTGGCAGGGTTTGCATGGATCAGATCATGGTGAGAATAGAACAGAGCACGGCACAGGTGGACGACGTGGTTGTTTTGTATGGCAAGCAGGGGGAGGACGAGATCTCGCTGGATGAGGTTGCCTCCCTGATCGGCACGATCAATTACGAAGTGCCTTGCATGCTGAATTACCGCATTCCTCGCGTCTACTATCGGAACGGGAAAGAGACAGGGGTATTTCACCCGCTCACCATGAAATACGCTCCAAAAGAAAGTGTAAATAACTAG
- a CDS encoding CopG family ribbon-helix-helix protein encodes MVGGGFVLSKSNTKRIMISLPQHLLQEVDGVIQKEKSNRSEFIRQAMHLYLKERKKRTIRETMQKGYMEMAKINLKMASEAFGAEEEADHTLVRLVSGV; translated from the coding sequence ATGGTTGGAGGTGGATTTGTCTTGTCGAAGTCAAACACGAAACGCATCATGATCAGTTTGCCACAACACTTGCTACAGGAAGTGGATGGCGTGATTCAGAAGGAAAAATCCAATCGCAGCGAGTTCATTCGTCAGGCGATGCATCTGTATTTGAAGGAGCGCAAAAAACGCACAATCCGCGAAACGATGCAAAAAGGGTACATGGAGATGGCGAAGATCAATCTGAAAATGGCATCGGAGGCTTTTGGCGCTGAGGAAGAGGCTGACCATACTCTTGTCCGCTTAGTTAGCGGGGTGTGA
- the sigB gene encoding RNA polymerase sigma factor SigB, with translation MTGQSRKKKYSPEELRKFLHQYGETGDPDLQELLVRAYTPLVETLSKKFVRGQIMHEDLIQVGMIGLLASLRRFDPAFDRTFESFAIPTIVGEIKRYIRDKTWSVHVPRRVKEMSPKIKRVVDELTIQLQRSPQIADIARYLGVTEEAVLETLEMGRSYHSLSMDSELEADSDGNTITLLDLIGSQEAGYGQVEQNLMLDRALNVLDKREKEIIQLTYYQNLSQKQAGDVMGMSQMHISRLQRRALGKLREALKVDQHETVM, from the coding sequence ATGACCGGACAATCTCGGAAGAAGAAGTATAGTCCCGAAGAATTGAGGAAGTTCCTTCACCAATATGGGGAGACGGGGGATCCGGACCTGCAGGAGCTGTTGGTGAGAGCTTATACACCTCTGGTAGAGACGCTGTCGAAGAAGTTTGTACGCGGCCAGATTATGCATGAGGATTTGATACAGGTAGGAATGATCGGCCTTTTGGCATCGCTGCGCCGATTCGATCCGGCATTTGATAGGACGTTCGAAAGCTTTGCCATCCCTACCATCGTAGGCGAGATCAAACGCTACATACGGGACAAGACCTGGAGTGTCCACGTCCCGCGCAGGGTAAAAGAAATGAGCCCGAAGATCAAGCGGGTCGTCGATGAATTGACGATCCAGCTGCAAAGGTCTCCGCAGATCGCGGATATCGCGCGCTACTTGGGTGTGACTGAGGAAGCGGTGCTGGAGACGCTGGAGATGGGCCGCAGCTATCATTCCCTTTCCATGGACAGCGAGCTGGAGGCCGACAGTGATGGCAATACCATCACACTGCTGGACTTGATTGGTTCCCAGGAAGCTGGCTATGGACAGGTGGAGCAAAATTTGATGCTCGATCGGGCCCTGAACGTTTTGGACAAGCGGGAAAAAGAAATCATTCAATTAACTTACTATCAAAATTTGAGCCAAAAACAGGCCGGAGATGTCATGGGCATGTCTCAGATGCACATCTCCCGGCTGCAGCGCAGGGCGCTGGGAAAACTGAGAGAAGCGCTAAAGGTTGATCAGCATGAAACGGTTATGTGA
- a CDS encoding hydrolase/acyltransferase: MRYLLLQEGTGLHFVALPESHMYQLVALLKRLHKEIDKLTIADRPDLPLVVAECSDLELLDSELAVTDGLDYVSRLEARFASLQESEYPLISLLTEIRALQAQLEYLLEEE, translated from the coding sequence ATGCGCTATTTGCTGTTGCAGGAAGGTACCGGACTGCATTTCGTCGCGTTGCCTGAATCACATATGTATCAGCTGGTCGCTCTTTTGAAGCGGCTGCACAAGGAAATCGACAAACTGACTATCGCGGATCGGCCAGACCTGCCTCTTGTCGTTGCAGAATGTTCCGATTTGGAGCTGCTTGACAGCGAGCTCGCAGTCACAGATGGGCTCGACTATGTAAGCCGACTCGAAGCCCGTTTCGCTTCCCTGCAGGAAAGCGAATATCCGTTGATCTCCCTTTTGACCGAAATTCGCGCCCTGCAAGCGCAGCTGGAGTACCTGCTGGAGGAAGAGTAA
- a CDS encoding SprT family protein, giving the protein MTDQELQKLVEDISTQFFAVPFRHQARFNSRLRTTGGRYLLRSHDIELNPKHLEEHGMDELVAIIKHELCHYHLHLAKRGYRHADRDFQMLLKQVGGSRYCQQVGDGRTRLPYRYELVCQACGMSYKRKRKMNPSRYRCGRCSGKLILREWKETAPST; this is encoded by the coding sequence ATGACCGATCAGGAATTGCAGAAGCTGGTGGAGGACATTTCCACGCAATTTTTTGCCGTGCCCTTTCGCCATCAGGCTCGTTTTAACAGCCGACTGCGCACGACCGGGGGAAGGTACCTGCTGCGCTCGCATGACATCGAGCTGAATCCGAAGCACTTGGAGGAGCATGGTATGGACGAGCTCGTCGCCATCATCAAGCACGAGCTTTGCCATTATCATTTACATTTGGCCAAGCGGGGCTACCGCCACGCAGACCGCGACTTTCAGATGCTCCTGAAACAAGTGGGCGGCAGCAGATACTGTCAGCAGGTCGGGGACGGTCGCACACGTCTGCCTTATCGCTACGAGCTGGTCTGCCAGGCATGCGGCATGAGCTACAAGCGCAAGCGCAAAATGAACCCGTCTCGATACCGCTGCGGACGATGCAGCGGCAAGCTGATCCTGCGTGAATGGAAGGAAACCGCCCCCTCTACCTAA
- a CDS encoding anti-sigma factor antagonist (This anti-anti-sigma factor, or anti-sigma factor antagonist, belongs to a family that includes characterized members SpoIIAA, RsbV, RsfA, and RsfB.) yields the protein MDLTIKITSNETEHQVTLCGDIDAFTGPKVKEAIMTLVQTPNAAAIVVDLAEVEYMDSTGIGIFIAVMKACKQAGCAFFVQNLSSRVERLFRITGLYDLIAIRKGESE from the coding sequence ATGGACCTGACTATCAAGATCACCAGCAATGAAACCGAGCATCAAGTTACCCTTTGTGGGGATATCGATGCGTTTACGGGACCAAAAGTAAAAGAGGCGATTATGACACTGGTGCAGACACCCAATGCTGCAGCGATTGTCGTAGATTTGGCAGAAGTAGAGTATATGGACAGTACAGGAATCGGAATCTTTATTGCCGTCATGAAAGCATGCAAACAGGCAGGCTGCGCCTTTTTCGTTCAAAATCTGTCTTCCCGAGTGGAGCGGCTGTTTCGCATTACTGGCTTGTACGATCTAATTGCCATCCGCAAAGGAGAGAGCGAGTAA